A genome region from Physeter macrocephalus isolate SW-GA chromosome 4, ASM283717v5, whole genome shotgun sequence includes the following:
- the ZNF697 gene encoding zinc finger protein 697 isoform X6 codes for MEREDKRGVCEAQDSEDKGMGSDFENSEDREGDPEDRGMGSNPHDADKRECHLEQEMGSNPQGEALRADSEERVLVSNICTEGLLSEEEGVALREEEDDQAGVAEMAMFAGLSESVGISRSPQEEEEEEQPPPAVLPWRRHLSLGSRHRGDKPAHRRFRRLHHPMAMDLGELDSLMASIMDAPTICPDCGESFSPGAAFLQHQRIHRLAEAAAAASLEPFGFAGECAGVVGMMGVGVGVAGGFGAGPALTRPPREKPFRCGECGKGFSRNTYLTNHLRLHTGERPNLCSDCGKSFSWRADLLKHRRLHTGEKPYPCPECGEAFSLSSHLLSHRRAHAAASGAGTAALRPFACGECGKGFVRRSHLANHQRIHTGEKPHGCGECGKRFSWRSDLVKHQRVHTGEKPYMCSECGETFSVSSHLFTHKRTHSGERPYVCRECGKGFGRNSHLVNHLRVHTGEKPFRCGQCEKRFSDFSTLTQHQRTHTGEKPYTCIECGKSFIQSSHLIRHRRIHTGNKPHKCAGCGKGFRYKTHLAQHQKLHLC; via the exons ATGGAACGAGAAGATAAACGGGGCGTGTGTGAAGCCCAGGACTCAGAAGACAAGGGGATGGGCTCTGATTTTGAGAACTCTGAAGACAGGGAAGGGGACCCAGAAGACAGAGGAATGGGCTCTAACCCACATGATGCAGACAAGAGAGAATGCCACCTGGAGCAGGAGATGGGCTCCAACCCACAGGGTGAAGCTCTAAGAGCGGACTCAGAGGAGAGGGTACTAGTGTCTAACATCTGCACAG AGGGGCTGCTGAGCGAGGAAGAAGGGGTTGCTCTCCGTGAGGAAGAGGATGACCAAGCTGGAGTAGCTGAGATGGCGATGTTCGCAGGGCTGTCTGAGTCCGTCGGCATTTCCCGGAGCccccaggaagaggaggaagaggagcagccGCCTCCTGCCGTGCTTCCCTGGAGGCGGCACCTCTCCCTGGGGAGTCGACACCGGGGTGACAAGCCCGCCCACCGCCGATTCCGCCGGCTCCACCACCCCATGGCCATGGACCTCGGGGAGCTCGACAGCCTGATGGCCAGCATCATGGACGCACCCACCATCTGCCCCGACTGCGGGGAGAGCTTCAGTCCGGGCGCCGCCTTCCTGCAGCACCAGCGCATTCACCGCCTGGCGGAGGCCGCCGCGGCCGCCAGCCTGGAGCCCTTCGGCTTCGCTGGCGAGTGCGCCGGGGTGGTGGGGATGATGGGCGTGGGCGTGGGCGTGGCGGGGGGCTTCGGGGCGGGGCCCGCGCTGACCCGGCCCCCGCGCGAGAAGCCCTTCCGCTGCGGGGAGTGCGGCAAGGGCTTCAGCCGCAACACCTACCTGACCAACCACTTGCGGTTGCACACGGGCGAGCGGCCCAACCTGTGCTCCGACTGCGGCAAGAGCTTCAGCTGGCGCGCCGACCTGCTCAAGCACCGGCGCCTgcacacgggcgagaagccctACCCGTGCCCCGAGTGCGGCGAGGCCTTCAGCCTCAGCTCGCACCTGCTGAGCCACCGGCGGGCGCACGCGGCGGCCAGCGGCGCGGGGACTGCGGCGCTGCGGCCCTTCGCCTGCGGGGAGTGCGGCAAGGGCTTCGTGCGCCGTTCGCACCTGGCTAACCACCAGCGCATCCACACGGGCGAGAAGCCGCACGGCTGCGGCGAGTGCGGCAAGCGCTTCAGCTGGCGCTCGGACCTGGTGAAGCACCAGCGCGTgcacacgggcgagaagccctACATGTGCTCCGAGTGCGGGGAAACCTTCAGCGTCAGCTCTCACCTCTTCACGCACAAGCGCACGCACTCGGGTGAGCGGCCGTACGTGTGCCGCGAATGCGGCAAGGGCTTCGGGCGCAACTCGCATCTGGTGAACCACCTGCGCGTgcacacgggcgagaagccctTCCGCTGCGGCCAGTGCGAGAAGCGTTTCAGCGACTTCTCCACGCTCACGCAGCACCAGCGCACgcacacgggcgagaagccctACACGTGCATCGAGTGCGGCAAAAGCTTCATCCAGAGCTCGCACCTGATCCGCCACCGCCGCATCCACACGGGCAACAAGCCGCACAAGTGCGCCGGCTGTGGCAAGGGCTTCCGCTACAAGACGCACCTTGCGCAGCACCAGAAGCTGCACCTGTGCTAG
- the ZNF697 gene encoding zinc finger protein 697 isoform X3, whose product MSNETDSGASLDSCSCLSHDQEKRTRAHSYPTSSLNRSPEGQVLTCASCFYINLIWDPWSPPLSCSSWMEREDKRGVCEAQDSEDKGMGSDFENSEDREGDPEDRGMGSNPHDADKRECHLEQEMGSNPQGEALRADSEERVLVSNICTEGLLSEEEGVALREEEDDQAGVAEMAMFAGLSESVGISRSPQEEEEEEQPPPAVLPWRRHLSLGSRHRGDKPAHRRFRRLHHPMAMDLGELDSLMASIMDAPTICPDCGESFSPGAAFLQHQRIHRLAEAAAAASLEPFGFAGECAGVVGMMGVGVGVAGGFGAGPALTRPPREKPFRCGECGKGFSRNTYLTNHLRLHTGERPNLCSDCGKSFSWRADLLKHRRLHTGEKPYPCPECGEAFSLSSHLLSHRRAHAAASGAGTAALRPFACGECGKGFVRRSHLANHQRIHTGEKPHGCGECGKRFSWRSDLVKHQRVHTGEKPYMCSECGETFSVSSHLFTHKRTHSGERPYVCRECGKGFGRNSHLVNHLRVHTGEKPFRCGQCEKRFSDFSTLTQHQRTHTGEKPYTCIECGKSFIQSSHLIRHRRIHTGNKPHKCAGCGKGFRYKTHLAQHQKLHLC is encoded by the exons ATGTCTAACGAAACTGACAGTGGTGCCTCCCTGGATTCATGCTCCTGCTTGTCGCATGACCAGGAGAAGAGGACTCGGGCACATTCATACCCAACCTCCTCATTGAACAGAAGCCCAGAGGGGCAAGTACTTACT TGTGCCAGCTGCTTTTACATTAACCTCATATG GGATCCCTGGTCACCTCCCTTGTCCTGTTCTTCCTGGATGGAACGAGAAGATAAACGGGGCGTGTGTGAAGCCCAGGACTCAGAAGACAAGGGGATGGGCTCTGATTTTGAGAACTCTGAAGACAGGGAAGGGGACCCAGAAGACAGAGGAATGGGCTCTAACCCACATGATGCAGACAAGAGAGAATGCCACCTGGAGCAGGAGATGGGCTCCAACCCACAGGGTGAAGCTCTAAGAGCGGACTCAGAGGAGAGGGTACTAGTGTCTAACATCTGCACAG AGGGGCTGCTGAGCGAGGAAGAAGGGGTTGCTCTCCGTGAGGAAGAGGATGACCAAGCTGGAGTAGCTGAGATGGCGATGTTCGCAGGGCTGTCTGAGTCCGTCGGCATTTCCCGGAGCccccaggaagaggaggaagaggagcagccGCCTCCTGCCGTGCTTCCCTGGAGGCGGCACCTCTCCCTGGGGAGTCGACACCGGGGTGACAAGCCCGCCCACCGCCGATTCCGCCGGCTCCACCACCCCATGGCCATGGACCTCGGGGAGCTCGACAGCCTGATGGCCAGCATCATGGACGCACCCACCATCTGCCCCGACTGCGGGGAGAGCTTCAGTCCGGGCGCCGCCTTCCTGCAGCACCAGCGCATTCACCGCCTGGCGGAGGCCGCCGCGGCCGCCAGCCTGGAGCCCTTCGGCTTCGCTGGCGAGTGCGCCGGGGTGGTGGGGATGATGGGCGTGGGCGTGGGCGTGGCGGGGGGCTTCGGGGCGGGGCCCGCGCTGACCCGGCCCCCGCGCGAGAAGCCCTTCCGCTGCGGGGAGTGCGGCAAGGGCTTCAGCCGCAACACCTACCTGACCAACCACTTGCGGTTGCACACGGGCGAGCGGCCCAACCTGTGCTCCGACTGCGGCAAGAGCTTCAGCTGGCGCGCCGACCTGCTCAAGCACCGGCGCCTgcacacgggcgagaagccctACCCGTGCCCCGAGTGCGGCGAGGCCTTCAGCCTCAGCTCGCACCTGCTGAGCCACCGGCGGGCGCACGCGGCGGCCAGCGGCGCGGGGACTGCGGCGCTGCGGCCCTTCGCCTGCGGGGAGTGCGGCAAGGGCTTCGTGCGCCGTTCGCACCTGGCTAACCACCAGCGCATCCACACGGGCGAGAAGCCGCACGGCTGCGGCGAGTGCGGCAAGCGCTTCAGCTGGCGCTCGGACCTGGTGAAGCACCAGCGCGTgcacacgggcgagaagccctACATGTGCTCCGAGTGCGGGGAAACCTTCAGCGTCAGCTCTCACCTCTTCACGCACAAGCGCACGCACTCGGGTGAGCGGCCGTACGTGTGCCGCGAATGCGGCAAGGGCTTCGGGCGCAACTCGCATCTGGTGAACCACCTGCGCGTgcacacgggcgagaagccctTCCGCTGCGGCCAGTGCGAGAAGCGTTTCAGCGACTTCTCCACGCTCACGCAGCACCAGCGCACgcacacgggcgagaagccctACACGTGCATCGAGTGCGGCAAAAGCTTCATCCAGAGCTCGCACCTGATCCGCCACCGCCGCATCCACACGGGCAACAAGCCGCACAAGTGCGCCGGCTGTGGCAAGGGCTTCCGCTACAAGACGCACCTTGCGCAGCACCAGAAGCTGCACCTGTGCTAG
- the ZNF697 gene encoding zinc finger protein 697 isoform X4 produces the protein MGFAFLSVQRALLGEGAKKLRQCASCFYINLIWDPWSPPLSCSSWMEREDKRGVCEAQDSEDKGMGSDFENSEDREGDPEDRGMGSNPHDADKRECHLEQEMGSNPQGEALRADSEERVLVSNICTEGLLSEEEGVALREEEDDQAGVAEMAMFAGLSESVGISRSPQEEEEEEQPPPAVLPWRRHLSLGSRHRGDKPAHRRFRRLHHPMAMDLGELDSLMASIMDAPTICPDCGESFSPGAAFLQHQRIHRLAEAAAAASLEPFGFAGECAGVVGMMGVGVGVAGGFGAGPALTRPPREKPFRCGECGKGFSRNTYLTNHLRLHTGERPNLCSDCGKSFSWRADLLKHRRLHTGEKPYPCPECGEAFSLSSHLLSHRRAHAAASGAGTAALRPFACGECGKGFVRRSHLANHQRIHTGEKPHGCGECGKRFSWRSDLVKHQRVHTGEKPYMCSECGETFSVSSHLFTHKRTHSGERPYVCRECGKGFGRNSHLVNHLRVHTGEKPFRCGQCEKRFSDFSTLTQHQRTHTGEKPYTCIECGKSFIQSSHLIRHRRIHTGNKPHKCAGCGKGFRYKTHLAQHQKLHLC, from the exons ATGGGTTTTGCGTTTCTATCGGTCCAGAGGGCGCTGTTGGGAGAAGGTGCCAAGAAGCTCAGGCAG TGTGCCAGCTGCTTTTACATTAACCTCATATG GGATCCCTGGTCACCTCCCTTGTCCTGTTCTTCCTGGATGGAACGAGAAGATAAACGGGGCGTGTGTGAAGCCCAGGACTCAGAAGACAAGGGGATGGGCTCTGATTTTGAGAACTCTGAAGACAGGGAAGGGGACCCAGAAGACAGAGGAATGGGCTCTAACCCACATGATGCAGACAAGAGAGAATGCCACCTGGAGCAGGAGATGGGCTCCAACCCACAGGGTGAAGCTCTAAGAGCGGACTCAGAGGAGAGGGTACTAGTGTCTAACATCTGCACAG AGGGGCTGCTGAGCGAGGAAGAAGGGGTTGCTCTCCGTGAGGAAGAGGATGACCAAGCTGGAGTAGCTGAGATGGCGATGTTCGCAGGGCTGTCTGAGTCCGTCGGCATTTCCCGGAGCccccaggaagaggaggaagaggagcagccGCCTCCTGCCGTGCTTCCCTGGAGGCGGCACCTCTCCCTGGGGAGTCGACACCGGGGTGACAAGCCCGCCCACCGCCGATTCCGCCGGCTCCACCACCCCATGGCCATGGACCTCGGGGAGCTCGACAGCCTGATGGCCAGCATCATGGACGCACCCACCATCTGCCCCGACTGCGGGGAGAGCTTCAGTCCGGGCGCCGCCTTCCTGCAGCACCAGCGCATTCACCGCCTGGCGGAGGCCGCCGCGGCCGCCAGCCTGGAGCCCTTCGGCTTCGCTGGCGAGTGCGCCGGGGTGGTGGGGATGATGGGCGTGGGCGTGGGCGTGGCGGGGGGCTTCGGGGCGGGGCCCGCGCTGACCCGGCCCCCGCGCGAGAAGCCCTTCCGCTGCGGGGAGTGCGGCAAGGGCTTCAGCCGCAACACCTACCTGACCAACCACTTGCGGTTGCACACGGGCGAGCGGCCCAACCTGTGCTCCGACTGCGGCAAGAGCTTCAGCTGGCGCGCCGACCTGCTCAAGCACCGGCGCCTgcacacgggcgagaagccctACCCGTGCCCCGAGTGCGGCGAGGCCTTCAGCCTCAGCTCGCACCTGCTGAGCCACCGGCGGGCGCACGCGGCGGCCAGCGGCGCGGGGACTGCGGCGCTGCGGCCCTTCGCCTGCGGGGAGTGCGGCAAGGGCTTCGTGCGCCGTTCGCACCTGGCTAACCACCAGCGCATCCACACGGGCGAGAAGCCGCACGGCTGCGGCGAGTGCGGCAAGCGCTTCAGCTGGCGCTCGGACCTGGTGAAGCACCAGCGCGTgcacacgggcgagaagccctACATGTGCTCCGAGTGCGGGGAAACCTTCAGCGTCAGCTCTCACCTCTTCACGCACAAGCGCACGCACTCGGGTGAGCGGCCGTACGTGTGCCGCGAATGCGGCAAGGGCTTCGGGCGCAACTCGCATCTGGTGAACCACCTGCGCGTgcacacgggcgagaagccctTCCGCTGCGGCCAGTGCGAGAAGCGTTTCAGCGACTTCTCCACGCTCACGCAGCACCAGCGCACgcacacgggcgagaagccctACACGTGCATCGAGTGCGGCAAAAGCTTCATCCAGAGCTCGCACCTGATCCGCCACCGCCGCATCCACACGGGCAACAAGCCGCACAAGTGCGCCGGCTGTGGCAAGGGCTTCCGCTACAAGACGCACCTTGCGCAGCACCAGAAGCTGCACCTGTGCTAG
- the ZNF697 gene encoding zinc finger protein 697 isoform X5, whose protein sequence is MGFAFLSVQRALLGEGAKKLRDPWSPPLSCSSWMEREDKRGVCEAQDSEDKGMGSDFENSEDREGDPEDRGMGSNPHDADKRECHLEQEMGSNPQGEALRADSEERVLVSNICTEGLLSEEEGVALREEEDDQAGVAEMAMFAGLSESVGISRSPQEEEEEEQPPPAVLPWRRHLSLGSRHRGDKPAHRRFRRLHHPMAMDLGELDSLMASIMDAPTICPDCGESFSPGAAFLQHQRIHRLAEAAAAASLEPFGFAGECAGVVGMMGVGVGVAGGFGAGPALTRPPREKPFRCGECGKGFSRNTYLTNHLRLHTGERPNLCSDCGKSFSWRADLLKHRRLHTGEKPYPCPECGEAFSLSSHLLSHRRAHAAASGAGTAALRPFACGECGKGFVRRSHLANHQRIHTGEKPHGCGECGKRFSWRSDLVKHQRVHTGEKPYMCSECGETFSVSSHLFTHKRTHSGERPYVCRECGKGFGRNSHLVNHLRVHTGEKPFRCGQCEKRFSDFSTLTQHQRTHTGEKPYTCIECGKSFIQSSHLIRHRRIHTGNKPHKCAGCGKGFRYKTHLAQHQKLHLC, encoded by the exons ATGGGTTTTGCGTTTCTATCGGTCCAGAGGGCGCTGTTGGGAGAAGGTGCCAAGAAGCTCAG GGATCCCTGGTCACCTCCCTTGTCCTGTTCTTCCTGGATGGAACGAGAAGATAAACGGGGCGTGTGTGAAGCCCAGGACTCAGAAGACAAGGGGATGGGCTCTGATTTTGAGAACTCTGAAGACAGGGAAGGGGACCCAGAAGACAGAGGAATGGGCTCTAACCCACATGATGCAGACAAGAGAGAATGCCACCTGGAGCAGGAGATGGGCTCCAACCCACAGGGTGAAGCTCTAAGAGCGGACTCAGAGGAGAGGGTACTAGTGTCTAACATCTGCACAG AGGGGCTGCTGAGCGAGGAAGAAGGGGTTGCTCTCCGTGAGGAAGAGGATGACCAAGCTGGAGTAGCTGAGATGGCGATGTTCGCAGGGCTGTCTGAGTCCGTCGGCATTTCCCGGAGCccccaggaagaggaggaagaggagcagccGCCTCCTGCCGTGCTTCCCTGGAGGCGGCACCTCTCCCTGGGGAGTCGACACCGGGGTGACAAGCCCGCCCACCGCCGATTCCGCCGGCTCCACCACCCCATGGCCATGGACCTCGGGGAGCTCGACAGCCTGATGGCCAGCATCATGGACGCACCCACCATCTGCCCCGACTGCGGGGAGAGCTTCAGTCCGGGCGCCGCCTTCCTGCAGCACCAGCGCATTCACCGCCTGGCGGAGGCCGCCGCGGCCGCCAGCCTGGAGCCCTTCGGCTTCGCTGGCGAGTGCGCCGGGGTGGTGGGGATGATGGGCGTGGGCGTGGGCGTGGCGGGGGGCTTCGGGGCGGGGCCCGCGCTGACCCGGCCCCCGCGCGAGAAGCCCTTCCGCTGCGGGGAGTGCGGCAAGGGCTTCAGCCGCAACACCTACCTGACCAACCACTTGCGGTTGCACACGGGCGAGCGGCCCAACCTGTGCTCCGACTGCGGCAAGAGCTTCAGCTGGCGCGCCGACCTGCTCAAGCACCGGCGCCTgcacacgggcgagaagccctACCCGTGCCCCGAGTGCGGCGAGGCCTTCAGCCTCAGCTCGCACCTGCTGAGCCACCGGCGGGCGCACGCGGCGGCCAGCGGCGCGGGGACTGCGGCGCTGCGGCCCTTCGCCTGCGGGGAGTGCGGCAAGGGCTTCGTGCGCCGTTCGCACCTGGCTAACCACCAGCGCATCCACACGGGCGAGAAGCCGCACGGCTGCGGCGAGTGCGGCAAGCGCTTCAGCTGGCGCTCGGACCTGGTGAAGCACCAGCGCGTgcacacgggcgagaagccctACATGTGCTCCGAGTGCGGGGAAACCTTCAGCGTCAGCTCTCACCTCTTCACGCACAAGCGCACGCACTCGGGTGAGCGGCCGTACGTGTGCCGCGAATGCGGCAAGGGCTTCGGGCGCAACTCGCATCTGGTGAACCACCTGCGCGTgcacacgggcgagaagccctTCCGCTGCGGCCAGTGCGAGAAGCGTTTCAGCGACTTCTCCACGCTCACGCAGCACCAGCGCACgcacacgggcgagaagccctACACGTGCATCGAGTGCGGCAAAAGCTTCATCCAGAGCTCGCACCTGATCCGCCACCGCCGCATCCACACGGGCAACAAGCCGCACAAGTGCGCCGGCTGTGGCAAGGGCTTCCGCTACAAGACGCACCTTGCGCAGCACCAGAAGCTGCACCTGTGCTAG
- the ZNF697 gene encoding zinc finger protein 697 isoform X2 — protein sequence MRGIRSSAGSAALGIPTGDHWQQGAERRTPPLPFPPAGGVTRRVLRTMPQRRTAGGSSSRKCASCFYINLIWDPWSPPLSCSSWMEREDKRGVCEAQDSEDKGMGSDFENSEDREGDPEDRGMGSNPHDADKRECHLEQEMGSNPQGEALRADSEERVLVSNICTEGLLSEEEGVALREEEDDQAGVAEMAMFAGLSESVGISRSPQEEEEEEQPPPAVLPWRRHLSLGSRHRGDKPAHRRFRRLHHPMAMDLGELDSLMASIMDAPTICPDCGESFSPGAAFLQHQRIHRLAEAAAAASLEPFGFAGECAGVVGMMGVGVGVAGGFGAGPALTRPPREKPFRCGECGKGFSRNTYLTNHLRLHTGERPNLCSDCGKSFSWRADLLKHRRLHTGEKPYPCPECGEAFSLSSHLLSHRRAHAAASGAGTAALRPFACGECGKGFVRRSHLANHQRIHTGEKPHGCGECGKRFSWRSDLVKHQRVHTGEKPYMCSECGETFSVSSHLFTHKRTHSGERPYVCRECGKGFGRNSHLVNHLRVHTGEKPFRCGQCEKRFSDFSTLTQHQRTHTGEKPYTCIECGKSFIQSSHLIRHRRIHTGNKPHKCAGCGKGFRYKTHLAQHQKLHLC from the exons ATGAGAGGGATCCGCTCCAGTGCAGGGTCAGCTGCATTGGGCATCCCAACGGGAGACCACTGGCAGCAGGGGGCTGAGCGCCGCACTCCACCACTCCCATTCCCGCCAGCAGGGGGCGTGACACGGAGGGTCCTGCGCACGATGCCCCAGAGAAGGACGGCCGGTGGCTCATCTTCCAGGAAG TGTGCCAGCTGCTTTTACATTAACCTCATATG GGATCCCTGGTCACCTCCCTTGTCCTGTTCTTCCTGGATGGAACGAGAAGATAAACGGGGCGTGTGTGAAGCCCAGGACTCAGAAGACAAGGGGATGGGCTCTGATTTTGAGAACTCTGAAGACAGGGAAGGGGACCCAGAAGACAGAGGAATGGGCTCTAACCCACATGATGCAGACAAGAGAGAATGCCACCTGGAGCAGGAGATGGGCTCCAACCCACAGGGTGAAGCTCTAAGAGCGGACTCAGAGGAGAGGGTACTAGTGTCTAACATCTGCACAG AGGGGCTGCTGAGCGAGGAAGAAGGGGTTGCTCTCCGTGAGGAAGAGGATGACCAAGCTGGAGTAGCTGAGATGGCGATGTTCGCAGGGCTGTCTGAGTCCGTCGGCATTTCCCGGAGCccccaggaagaggaggaagaggagcagccGCCTCCTGCCGTGCTTCCCTGGAGGCGGCACCTCTCCCTGGGGAGTCGACACCGGGGTGACAAGCCCGCCCACCGCCGATTCCGCCGGCTCCACCACCCCATGGCCATGGACCTCGGGGAGCTCGACAGCCTGATGGCCAGCATCATGGACGCACCCACCATCTGCCCCGACTGCGGGGAGAGCTTCAGTCCGGGCGCCGCCTTCCTGCAGCACCAGCGCATTCACCGCCTGGCGGAGGCCGCCGCGGCCGCCAGCCTGGAGCCCTTCGGCTTCGCTGGCGAGTGCGCCGGGGTGGTGGGGATGATGGGCGTGGGCGTGGGCGTGGCGGGGGGCTTCGGGGCGGGGCCCGCGCTGACCCGGCCCCCGCGCGAGAAGCCCTTCCGCTGCGGGGAGTGCGGCAAGGGCTTCAGCCGCAACACCTACCTGACCAACCACTTGCGGTTGCACACGGGCGAGCGGCCCAACCTGTGCTCCGACTGCGGCAAGAGCTTCAGCTGGCGCGCCGACCTGCTCAAGCACCGGCGCCTgcacacgggcgagaagccctACCCGTGCCCCGAGTGCGGCGAGGCCTTCAGCCTCAGCTCGCACCTGCTGAGCCACCGGCGGGCGCACGCGGCGGCCAGCGGCGCGGGGACTGCGGCGCTGCGGCCCTTCGCCTGCGGGGAGTGCGGCAAGGGCTTCGTGCGCCGTTCGCACCTGGCTAACCACCAGCGCATCCACACGGGCGAGAAGCCGCACGGCTGCGGCGAGTGCGGCAAGCGCTTCAGCTGGCGCTCGGACCTGGTGAAGCACCAGCGCGTgcacacgggcgagaagccctACATGTGCTCCGAGTGCGGGGAAACCTTCAGCGTCAGCTCTCACCTCTTCACGCACAAGCGCACGCACTCGGGTGAGCGGCCGTACGTGTGCCGCGAATGCGGCAAGGGCTTCGGGCGCAACTCGCATCTGGTGAACCACCTGCGCGTgcacacgggcgagaagccctTCCGCTGCGGCCAGTGCGAGAAGCGTTTCAGCGACTTCTCCACGCTCACGCAGCACCAGCGCACgcacacgggcgagaagccctACACGTGCATCGAGTGCGGCAAAAGCTTCATCCAGAGCTCGCACCTGATCCGCCACCGCCGCATCCACACGGGCAACAAGCCGCACAAGTGCGCCGGCTGTGGCAAGGGCTTCCGCTACAAGACGCACCTTGCGCAGCACCAGAAGCTGCACCTGTGCTAG